One window from the genome of Hoplias malabaricus isolate fHopMal1 chromosome X2, fHopMal1.hap1, whole genome shotgun sequence encodes:
- the LOC136677486 gene encoding neutrophil cytosol factor 2-like isoform X2, translated as MLYTELIRLWDEAVRAVDNRDWQGALAKLNQISEPTSRTLFVTSSVYIALGQLNPAIKSLDQVIAKDERLAVGFFQRAAVHMMADRLNEALGDCIWAQKHMRENAVIDYKQIGLRYKLYSWQVLYNTAAVQCRMGQWEKAGEILLAASQERGGRGAQVDLAMDSIARKEVIDPLFVPEGTVFRPRKQEVEEIQPRDFLGKSEVIISEIPHDDFGGFEPLRPQKPGYYEPKVEEGQDSRYMCVKSAYMARGPGELTVPARAHVFVFSEEDRDGLTTVICNGQRGLLPSFLLEPVTKQTKGKKKKGTDGADSVIVKVHYTYTVALRVPLDTPSWELQKRVSQKLGQPAAHIRLRHKQRDSSVLKPLEGEGCLRYLSEVAESGRATLWCQAEDPLANRTILYQMVALYDYTAQGPEDLEFGEGDTIDILSEVNEEWLEGHTAGNIGIFPRCFAYRDSEKDKVGEATSL; from the exons aTGCTGTATACGGAGCTGATccgtttgtgggatgaggctgTGCGGGCAGTGGATAACCGTGACTGGCAGGGTGCTCTGGCTAAACTTAACCAGATCTCTGAACCCACTTCACGCACACTGTTTGTCACCTCTTCTGTCTACATTGCCCTGGGACAACTCAACCCAGCCATTAAG TCTCTAGATCAGGTCATTGCTAAGGATGAGAGACTGGCTGTGGGCTTCTTTCAAAGGGCTGCTGTGCACATGATGGCAGACAG acTGAACGAGGCTCTAGGTGACTGCATTTGGGCACAGAAGCACATGAGAGAAAATGCTGTTATTGACTACAAACAGATAGGACTGCGGTATAAGCTCTACAGTTGGCAG GTCCTGTATAACACAGCAGCAGTGCAGTGTAGAATGGGGCAGTGGGAGAAAGCTGGAGAAATCCTGCTGGCTGCTTCACAGGAGAGAGGAGGACGGGGGGCACAGGTGGACCTGGCCATGGACAGTATAGCA AGGAAGGAGGTGATTGACCCTCTCTTTGTCCCAGAGGGAACAGTGTTTCGCCCCAGAAAACAGGAGGTAGAGGAGATTCAGCCAAGAGACTTTCTGGGCAAATCAGAG GTCATTATTTCTGAAATTCCACATGATGACTTTGGAGGCTTTGAACCTCTTAGACCACAG AAACCGGGATATTATGAGCCAAAGGTTGAGGAAGGCCA GGACTCACGCTACATGTGTGTAAAGAGTGCGTACATGGCCAGGGGGCCAGGGGAGCTGACCGTTCCAGCCAGAGCACATGTCTTTGTCTTCAGTGAAGAGGACAGGGATGGACTGACTACAGTGATCTGCAATGGTCAG AGAGGCCTGCTTCCCAGTTTCCTGCTTGAACCAGTGACAAAACAGACCAaaggcaaaaagaaaaaaggc ACTGATGGTGCGGATTCAGTCATAGTTAAAGTGCACTACACATACACTGTGGCTCTCAGAGTCCCACTAGACACACCATCTTGGGAGCTGCAAAAGAGAGTGTCTCAGAAATTAGGACAGCCTGCTGCACACATTCGCCTAAG ACACAAGCAACGTGACTCTTCGGTCCTGAAGCCTCTGGAGGGGGAGGGATGTCTGCGGTACCTCAGTGAAGTGGCAGAGTCTGGCCGGGCCACTCTGTGGTGTCAG GCCGAGGATCCTCTGGCCAACAGGACTATTCTCTACCAGATGGTGGCACTGTACGACTATACGGCACAGGGGCCCGAGGACCTGGAGTTCGGTGAAGGGGACACCATCGATATCCTCAGTGAAG
- the LOC136677486 gene encoding neutrophil cytosol factor 2-like isoform X1, translating to MLYTELIRLWDEAVRAVDNRDWQGALAKLNQISEPTSRTLFVTSSVYIALGQLNPAIKSLDQVIAKDERLAVGFFQRAAVHMMADRLNEALGDCIWAQKHMRENAVIDYKQIGLRYKLYSWQVLYNTAAVQCRMGQWEKAGEILLAASQERGGRGAQVDLAMDSIARKEVIDPLFVPEGTVFRPRKQEVEEIQPRDFLGKSEVIISEIPHDDFGGFEPLRPQKPGYYEPKVEEGQDSRYMCVKSAYMARGPGELTVPARAHVFVFSEEDRDGLTTVICNGQRGLLPSFLLEPVTKQTKGKKKKGSVPSGIPLPPSLRPPTRPQAAFTPPPELPPSYNSVTQSSPPTQHPITPQSPAEQTDGADSVIVKVHYTYTVALRVPLDTPSWELQKRVSQKLGQPAAHIRLRHKQRDSSVLKPLEGEGCLRYLSEVAESGRATLWCQAEDPLANRTILYQMVALYDYTAQGPEDLEFGEGDTIDILSEVNEEWLEGHTAGNIGIFPRCFAYRDSEKDKVGEATSL from the exons aTGCTGTATACGGAGCTGATccgtttgtgggatgaggctgTGCGGGCAGTGGATAACCGTGACTGGCAGGGTGCTCTGGCTAAACTTAACCAGATCTCTGAACCCACTTCACGCACACTGTTTGTCACCTCTTCTGTCTACATTGCCCTGGGACAACTCAACCCAGCCATTAAG TCTCTAGATCAGGTCATTGCTAAGGATGAGAGACTGGCTGTGGGCTTCTTTCAAAGGGCTGCTGTGCACATGATGGCAGACAG acTGAACGAGGCTCTAGGTGACTGCATTTGGGCACAGAAGCACATGAGAGAAAATGCTGTTATTGACTACAAACAGATAGGACTGCGGTATAAGCTCTACAGTTGGCAG GTCCTGTATAACACAGCAGCAGTGCAGTGTAGAATGGGGCAGTGGGAGAAAGCTGGAGAAATCCTGCTGGCTGCTTCACAGGAGAGAGGAGGACGGGGGGCACAGGTGGACCTGGCCATGGACAGTATAGCA AGGAAGGAGGTGATTGACCCTCTCTTTGTCCCAGAGGGAACAGTGTTTCGCCCCAGAAAACAGGAGGTAGAGGAGATTCAGCCAAGAGACTTTCTGGGCAAATCAGAG GTCATTATTTCTGAAATTCCACATGATGACTTTGGAGGCTTTGAACCTCTTAGACCACAG AAACCGGGATATTATGAGCCAAAGGTTGAGGAAGGCCA GGACTCACGCTACATGTGTGTAAAGAGTGCGTACATGGCCAGGGGGCCAGGGGAGCTGACCGTTCCAGCCAGAGCACATGTCTTTGTCTTCAGTGAAGAGGACAGGGATGGACTGACTACAGTGATCTGCAATGGTCAG AGAGGCCTGCTTCCCAGTTTCCTGCTTGAACCAGTGACAAAACAGACCAaaggcaaaaagaaaaaaggc AGTGTGCCCAGTGGGATTCCTCTGCCGCCCAGCCTCAGGCCGCCCACTCGCCCTCAGGCTGCTTTTACTCCTCCCCCAG AGTTACCTCCTTCTTATAACTCTGTCACTCAAAGCAGCCCTCCTACACAACACCCCATCACACCCCAGAGCCCTGCAGAGCAG ACTGATGGTGCGGATTCAGTCATAGTTAAAGTGCACTACACATACACTGTGGCTCTCAGAGTCCCACTAGACACACCATCTTGGGAGCTGCAAAAGAGAGTGTCTCAGAAATTAGGACAGCCTGCTGCACACATTCGCCTAAG ACACAAGCAACGTGACTCTTCGGTCCTGAAGCCTCTGGAGGGGGAGGGATGTCTGCGGTACCTCAGTGAAGTGGCAGAGTCTGGCCGGGCCACTCTGTGGTGTCAG GCCGAGGATCCTCTGGCCAACAGGACTATTCTCTACCAGATGGTGGCACTGTACGACTATACGGCACAGGGGCCCGAGGACCTGGAGTTCGGTGAAGGGGACACCATCGATATCCTCAGTGAAG
- the LOC136676510 gene encoding dipeptidyl peptidase 2-like, with the protein MAVWWSVIFLCLVTLTKGTAASNPSEGEHSRTPTEEDPKDQFKEKYFEQILDHFNYNSQGNGSYLQRYLITDQYWKKGQGPIFFYTGNEGDVWDFALNSGFITELAADQGALVIFAEHRYYGKSLPFGDDSFTIENIGLLTVEQALADYAVMITKLKQELSAEKSPVIVFGGSYGGMLSVYMRTRYPNIVTGALAASAPILSTAGMGDPRQFFRDVTADFENTNPACKDLIKTAFHNLQVLAQNEEYTTIHSKFSLCQVPSSPKDIHQLNGFLRNAFTLLSMMDYPYSTSFMSDMPAFPVKVACETMLNGTDVLSALRDTVGIVYNSTTDPKLCYDIYALFLECADPTGCGHGLDSVAWDYQACTEIEMYFESNNETDMFPHMAFTENIRKQYCAKRWAVLPRPGWLKMQYWGDELSTASNIIFSNGDLDPWANGGIRKSLSESLIAINIPEGAHHLDLRPSNKADPDSVKKARQQEAEIIAQWVKAAGAQTF; encoded by the exons ATGGCGGTCTGGTGGTCGGTTATTTTCCTCTGTCTCGTGACACTGACTAAGGGCACTGCTGCCTCCAACCCTTCTGAG GGGGAACACAGCAGAACCCCTACAGAGGAAGACCCCAAGGATCAGTTCAAAGAAAAGTACTTTGAACAGATCCTGGACCATTTCAACTACAACAGCCAGGGAAATGGCTCATATTTACAGAGGTACCTCATCACAG ATCAGTACTGGAAGAAAGGCCAGGGGCCTATCTTCTTCTACACTGGAAATGAAGGAGACGTATGGGACTTTGCCCTGAACTCTGGTTTCATAACCGAACTAGCAGCTGATCAAGGTGCACTGGTCATATTTGCTGAGCAC AGGTACTATGGAAAATCTCTGCCATTTGGGGATGATTCCTTTACCATTGAAAACATTGGGCTGCTGACAGTAGAGCAAGCTTTAGCGGACTATGCAGTGATGATCACAAAGCTGAAACAGGAACTGagtgctgaaaaaagccctgtCATTGTTTTTGGTGGAAG CTATGGTGGTATGTTGAGTGTCTACATGCGAACAAGGTACCCAAATATTGTCACTGGAGCATTAGCTGCAAGTGCGCCTATCTTATCTACAGCAGGAATGGGTGACCCCAGGCAGTTCTTCAGGGATGTTACAGCA GATTTTGAGAACACTAATCCAGCTTGCAAGGATTTGATCAAAACAGCTTTCCATAACCTGCAGGTTTTAGCACAGAACGAAG AATATACAACCATCCATTCGAAGTTTTCCCTCTGTCAGGTTCCATCTTCCCCTAAGGACATTCACCAACTTAATGGTTTCCTCCGCAATGCTTTCACCTTACTGTCCATGATGGACTACCCCTATAGCACTAGCTTCATGTCTGACATGCCTGCTTTCCCTGTTAAG GTAGCATGTGAAACAATGTTGAATGGAACTGATGTGCTGTCTGCTCTTAGAGACACAGTTG GTATCGTCTATAACTCTACTACAGATCCAAAGCTTTGTTATGACATCTACGCGCTTTTTTTGGAGTGTGCCGACCCCACTGGCTGTGGGCACGGCCTTGACAGTGTTGCATGGGACTATCAG GCGTGCACAGAGATTGAGATGTACTTTGAGAGCAACAATGAGACCGACATGTTCCCACACATGGCCTTCACAGAGAACATAAGGAAGCAGTATTGTGCAAAGAGATGGGCAGTGTTGCCACGACCAGGCTGGCTCAAAATGCAGTACTGGGGTGACG AACTTTCAACAGCTAGCAACATTATTTTCTCAAATGGTGATCTGGATCCATGGGCAAATGGAGGG ATAAGGAAGTCACTGAGTGAGTCTCTGATTGCAATCAACATACCAGAGGGAGCTCATCATCTGGATTTAAG GCCGTCCAATAAAGCTGACCCTGACTCAGTGAAAAAGGCACGGCAGCAAGAAGCTGAAATCATTGCTCAGTGGGTGAAAGCTGCAGGGGCACAGAcattctaa
- the LOC136676509 gene encoding endoplasmic reticulum mannosyl-oligosaccharide 1,2-alpha-mannosidase-like isoform X2, which translates to MLPPSRRDFVSLTVTESGSYTNGKQRRQSCWRKWKQLSRLQRSLILFLLVLLLIGGIATYPSLSGHWGALSDTAVGEKSGEGKQPFVIELKNQGRLLLPEPPSEKRIPHKRGPPVLRSRLQSKGNGSEPLVAGVKNVEEEDGNKPLVNWRGAVIEAEQGTDLDAKRKDKATEPTDPSALVESRLEAVREAFRHAWKGYKDFAWGHDELKPVSKSYSEWFGLGLTLIDALDTMWILGLKNEFQEAREWVAKELSFNKNVDVNLFESTIRILGGLLSTYHLTGDALFLEKAKDIGSRLMPAFSTPSKIPYSDVNIGKGTAHPPRWTSDSTVAEVTSIQLEFRELSHLTGDPKYQAAVMEVMRQVHKLEGKRDGLVPMFINTNNGQFTHLGIYTLGARADSYYEYLLKQWIQGGKKETELLEDYLQAVEGIKKNLVRKSSPLNLSFVGELSHGLFSPKMDHLVCFLPGTLALGAHHGLDAEHMELAKQLMETCYQMYAQMETGLAPEIVHFNTQMGSAQDVDVKLADRHNLLRPETVESLFYLYRFTKDKKYQNWGWEILQSFNTYTRVETGGYTSINNVRDPKNPSPRDKMESFFLGETLKYFFLLFSDNPNLISLDKYVFNTEAHPLPIWPQAE; encoded by the exons atgctccCACCATCAAGAAGGGATTTTGTATCTCTGACTGTAACTGAAAGTGGAAGCTACACAAATGGCAAGCAGCGCAGGCAATCTTGTTGGAGG AAATGGAAGCAGTTATCCCGCCTGCAGCGCAGCCTTATCCTTTTTCTTCTAGTTCTACTGCTGATTGGTGGAATTGCCACATATCCCAGTCTCTCAGGCCATTGGGGAG CtctttcagacacagcagtagggGAGAAGAGTGGTGAAGGGAAGCAGCCGTTTGTTATTGAGCTGAAGAATCAGGGCAGGCTTCTGCTTCCTGAGCCACCTTCAGAG AAAAGAATCCCACATAAGCGAGGGCCACCTGTCCTCCGGAGTCGCTTGCAGAGTAAAGGGAATGGATCAGAGCCCCTGGTAGCAGGTGTAAAGAATGTGGAGGAAGAGGATGGGAATAAGCCGCTTGTCAA TTGGCGTGGAGCTGTGATCGAAGCAGAGCAGGGCACCGATCTTGATGCCAAGCGAAAAGATAAGGCAACTGAGCCCACGGACCCTTCTGCACTAG TGGAGAGCAGACTGGAGGCAGTAAGAGAAGCTTTCAGGCATGCATGGAAGGGCTACAAAGACTTTGCCTGGGGTCATGATGAGCTTAAACCTGTTTCCAAATCATATTCAGAATGGTTTGGGTTGGGCCTGACTCTGATTGATGCGCTGGATACCATGTGGATCTTGGGTCTGAAGAATG AATTTCAGGAAGCCCGGGAGTGGGTGGCTAAAGAGCTCTcctttaacaaaaatgtggatgtGAATCTGTTTGAGAGCACCATTCGCATCCTGGGTGGCCTGCTCAGCACTTACCATCTGACTGGTGACGCACTGTTCCTGGAGaaagct AAAGATATTGGTTCCAGGCTCATGCCTGCCTTCAGCACTCCTTCTAAAATCCCGTATTCTGATGTAAACATTGGCAAAGGCACTGCTCACCCTCCACGCTGGACCTCTGACAGCACCGTGGCTGAGGTTACAAGCATCCAGCTCGAGTTCCGTGAGCTTAGTCACCTCACTGGAGACCCTAAATACCAG GCTGCAGTGATGGAGGTGATGCGGCAGGTGCACAAACTGGAAGGCAAGCGGGATGGTCTGGTGCCCATGTTCATCAATACCAACAATGGGCAATTCACCCACTTGGGCATCTATACTCTTGGAGCCAGGGCTGACAGCTATTATGAATACCTGCTCAAGCAGTGGATCCAGGGGGGCAAGAAGGAGACAGA GTTGTTGGAGGACTATCTACAGGCTGTCGAGGGGATTAAAAAGAACTTGGTGAGGAAGTCTTCTCCACTCAACCTTTCGTTCGTTGGAGAGCTATctcatggacttttcagcccCAAAATG GACCACTTGGTATGTTTCCTGCCTGGTACGCTGGCCCTCGGGGCTCATCACGGCCTGGATGCTGAGCACATGGAACTGGCGAAGCAACTGATGGAGACCTGCTACCAGATGTATGCCCAGATGGAGACTGGCCTTGCTCCGGAAATTGTCCACTTCAACACACAGATGGGTAGCGCACAGGACGTAGATGTTAAA CTTGCAGACAGACACAACCTCTTACGACCAGAGACTGTGGAAAGCCTCTTTTACCTTTACCGTTTCACCAAGGACAAAAAGTACCAGAACTGGGGATGGGAAATCCTTCAGAGCTTTAATACATATACAAGG GTCGAGACTGGTGGTTACACCTCCATCAATAACGTGCGGGACCCGAAAAATCCCAGTCCACGAGACAAAATGGAGAGTTTCTTCCTGGGCGAGACACTTAAATACTTCTTCCTGCTGTTCTCAGACAACCCAAACCTGATCAGCTTGGATAAGTATGTCTTCAATACAGAGGCACACCCTCTTCCCATATGGCCACAGGCAGAGTAG
- the LOC136676509 gene encoding endoplasmic reticulum mannosyl-oligosaccharide 1,2-alpha-mannosidase-like isoform X3 has product MLPPSRRDFVSLTVTESGSYTNGKQRRQSCWRKWKQLSRLQRSLILFLLVLLLIGGIATYPSLSGHWGDTAVGEKSGEGKQPFVIELKNQGRLLLPEPPSEKRIPHKRGPPVLRSRLQSKGNGSEPLVAGVKNVEEEDGNKPLVNSWRGAVIEAEQGTDLDAKRKDKATEPTDPSALVESRLEAVREAFRHAWKGYKDFAWGHDELKPVSKSYSEWFGLGLTLIDALDTMWILGLKNEFQEAREWVAKELSFNKNVDVNLFESTIRILGGLLSTYHLTGDALFLEKAKDIGSRLMPAFSTPSKIPYSDVNIGKGTAHPPRWTSDSTVAEVTSIQLEFRELSHLTGDPKYQAAVMEVMRQVHKLEGKRDGLVPMFINTNNGQFTHLGIYTLGARADSYYEYLLKQWIQGGKKETELLEDYLQAVEGIKKNLVRKSSPLNLSFVGELSHGLFSPKMDHLVCFLPGTLALGAHHGLDAEHMELAKQLMETCYQMYAQMETGLAPEIVHFNTQMGSAQDVDVKLADRHNLLRPETVESLFYLYRFTKDKKYQNWGWEILQSFNTYTRVETGGYTSINNVRDPKNPSPRDKMESFFLGETLKYFFLLFSDNPNLISLDKYVFNTEAHPLPIWPQAE; this is encoded by the exons atgctccCACCATCAAGAAGGGATTTTGTATCTCTGACTGTAACTGAAAGTGGAAGCTACACAAATGGCAAGCAGCGCAGGCAATCTTGTTGGAGG AAATGGAAGCAGTTATCCCGCCTGCAGCGCAGCCTTATCCTTTTTCTTCTAGTTCTACTGCTGATTGGTGGAATTGCCACATATCCCAGTCTCTCAGGCCATTGGGGAG acacagcagtagggGAGAAGAGTGGTGAAGGGAAGCAGCCGTTTGTTATTGAGCTGAAGAATCAGGGCAGGCTTCTGCTTCCTGAGCCACCTTCAGAG AAAAGAATCCCACATAAGCGAGGGCCACCTGTCCTCCGGAGTCGCTTGCAGAGTAAAGGGAATGGATCAGAGCCCCTGGTAGCAGGTGTAAAGAATGTGGAGGAAGAGGATGGGAATAAGCCGCTTGTCAA TAGTTGGCGTGGAGCTGTGATCGAAGCAGAGCAGGGCACCGATCTTGATGCCAAGCGAAAAGATAAGGCAACTGAGCCCACGGACCCTTCTGCACTAG TGGAGAGCAGACTGGAGGCAGTAAGAGAAGCTTTCAGGCATGCATGGAAGGGCTACAAAGACTTTGCCTGGGGTCATGATGAGCTTAAACCTGTTTCCAAATCATATTCAGAATGGTTTGGGTTGGGCCTGACTCTGATTGATGCGCTGGATACCATGTGGATCTTGGGTCTGAAGAATG AATTTCAGGAAGCCCGGGAGTGGGTGGCTAAAGAGCTCTcctttaacaaaaatgtggatgtGAATCTGTTTGAGAGCACCATTCGCATCCTGGGTGGCCTGCTCAGCACTTACCATCTGACTGGTGACGCACTGTTCCTGGAGaaagct AAAGATATTGGTTCCAGGCTCATGCCTGCCTTCAGCACTCCTTCTAAAATCCCGTATTCTGATGTAAACATTGGCAAAGGCACTGCTCACCCTCCACGCTGGACCTCTGACAGCACCGTGGCTGAGGTTACAAGCATCCAGCTCGAGTTCCGTGAGCTTAGTCACCTCACTGGAGACCCTAAATACCAG GCTGCAGTGATGGAGGTGATGCGGCAGGTGCACAAACTGGAAGGCAAGCGGGATGGTCTGGTGCCCATGTTCATCAATACCAACAATGGGCAATTCACCCACTTGGGCATCTATACTCTTGGAGCCAGGGCTGACAGCTATTATGAATACCTGCTCAAGCAGTGGATCCAGGGGGGCAAGAAGGAGACAGA GTTGTTGGAGGACTATCTACAGGCTGTCGAGGGGATTAAAAAGAACTTGGTGAGGAAGTCTTCTCCACTCAACCTTTCGTTCGTTGGAGAGCTATctcatggacttttcagcccCAAAATG GACCACTTGGTATGTTTCCTGCCTGGTACGCTGGCCCTCGGGGCTCATCACGGCCTGGATGCTGAGCACATGGAACTGGCGAAGCAACTGATGGAGACCTGCTACCAGATGTATGCCCAGATGGAGACTGGCCTTGCTCCGGAAATTGTCCACTTCAACACACAGATGGGTAGCGCACAGGACGTAGATGTTAAA CTTGCAGACAGACACAACCTCTTACGACCAGAGACTGTGGAAAGCCTCTTTTACCTTTACCGTTTCACCAAGGACAAAAAGTACCAGAACTGGGGATGGGAAATCCTTCAGAGCTTTAATACATATACAAGG GTCGAGACTGGTGGTTACACCTCCATCAATAACGTGCGGGACCCGAAAAATCCCAGTCCACGAGACAAAATGGAGAGTTTCTTCCTGGGCGAGACACTTAAATACTTCTTCCTGCTGTTCTCAGACAACCCAAACCTGATCAGCTTGGATAAGTATGTCTTCAATACAGAGGCACACCCTCTTCCCATATGGCCACAGGCAGAGTAG
- the LOC136676509 gene encoding endoplasmic reticulum mannosyl-oligosaccharide 1,2-alpha-mannosidase-like isoform X1: MLPPSRRDFVSLTVTESGSYTNGKQRRQSCWRKWKQLSRLQRSLILFLLVLLLIGGIATYPSLSGHWGALSDTAVGEKSGEGKQPFVIELKNQGRLLLPEPPSEKRIPHKRGPPVLRSRLQSKGNGSEPLVAGVKNVEEEDGNKPLVNSWRGAVIEAEQGTDLDAKRKDKATEPTDPSALVESRLEAVREAFRHAWKGYKDFAWGHDELKPVSKSYSEWFGLGLTLIDALDTMWILGLKNEFQEAREWVAKELSFNKNVDVNLFESTIRILGGLLSTYHLTGDALFLEKAKDIGSRLMPAFSTPSKIPYSDVNIGKGTAHPPRWTSDSTVAEVTSIQLEFRELSHLTGDPKYQAAVMEVMRQVHKLEGKRDGLVPMFINTNNGQFTHLGIYTLGARADSYYEYLLKQWIQGGKKETELLEDYLQAVEGIKKNLVRKSSPLNLSFVGELSHGLFSPKMDHLVCFLPGTLALGAHHGLDAEHMELAKQLMETCYQMYAQMETGLAPEIVHFNTQMGSAQDVDVKLADRHNLLRPETVESLFYLYRFTKDKKYQNWGWEILQSFNTYTRVETGGYTSINNVRDPKNPSPRDKMESFFLGETLKYFFLLFSDNPNLISLDKYVFNTEAHPLPIWPQAE; this comes from the exons atgctccCACCATCAAGAAGGGATTTTGTATCTCTGACTGTAACTGAAAGTGGAAGCTACACAAATGGCAAGCAGCGCAGGCAATCTTGTTGGAGG AAATGGAAGCAGTTATCCCGCCTGCAGCGCAGCCTTATCCTTTTTCTTCTAGTTCTACTGCTGATTGGTGGAATTGCCACATATCCCAGTCTCTCAGGCCATTGGGGAG CtctttcagacacagcagtagggGAGAAGAGTGGTGAAGGGAAGCAGCCGTTTGTTATTGAGCTGAAGAATCAGGGCAGGCTTCTGCTTCCTGAGCCACCTTCAGAG AAAAGAATCCCACATAAGCGAGGGCCACCTGTCCTCCGGAGTCGCTTGCAGAGTAAAGGGAATGGATCAGAGCCCCTGGTAGCAGGTGTAAAGAATGTGGAGGAAGAGGATGGGAATAAGCCGCTTGTCAA TAGTTGGCGTGGAGCTGTGATCGAAGCAGAGCAGGGCACCGATCTTGATGCCAAGCGAAAAGATAAGGCAACTGAGCCCACGGACCCTTCTGCACTAG TGGAGAGCAGACTGGAGGCAGTAAGAGAAGCTTTCAGGCATGCATGGAAGGGCTACAAAGACTTTGCCTGGGGTCATGATGAGCTTAAACCTGTTTCCAAATCATATTCAGAATGGTTTGGGTTGGGCCTGACTCTGATTGATGCGCTGGATACCATGTGGATCTTGGGTCTGAAGAATG AATTTCAGGAAGCCCGGGAGTGGGTGGCTAAAGAGCTCTcctttaacaaaaatgtggatgtGAATCTGTTTGAGAGCACCATTCGCATCCTGGGTGGCCTGCTCAGCACTTACCATCTGACTGGTGACGCACTGTTCCTGGAGaaagct AAAGATATTGGTTCCAGGCTCATGCCTGCCTTCAGCACTCCTTCTAAAATCCCGTATTCTGATGTAAACATTGGCAAAGGCACTGCTCACCCTCCACGCTGGACCTCTGACAGCACCGTGGCTGAGGTTACAAGCATCCAGCTCGAGTTCCGTGAGCTTAGTCACCTCACTGGAGACCCTAAATACCAG GCTGCAGTGATGGAGGTGATGCGGCAGGTGCACAAACTGGAAGGCAAGCGGGATGGTCTGGTGCCCATGTTCATCAATACCAACAATGGGCAATTCACCCACTTGGGCATCTATACTCTTGGAGCCAGGGCTGACAGCTATTATGAATACCTGCTCAAGCAGTGGATCCAGGGGGGCAAGAAGGAGACAGA GTTGTTGGAGGACTATCTACAGGCTGTCGAGGGGATTAAAAAGAACTTGGTGAGGAAGTCTTCTCCACTCAACCTTTCGTTCGTTGGAGAGCTATctcatggacttttcagcccCAAAATG GACCACTTGGTATGTTTCCTGCCTGGTACGCTGGCCCTCGGGGCTCATCACGGCCTGGATGCTGAGCACATGGAACTGGCGAAGCAACTGATGGAGACCTGCTACCAGATGTATGCCCAGATGGAGACTGGCCTTGCTCCGGAAATTGTCCACTTCAACACACAGATGGGTAGCGCACAGGACGTAGATGTTAAA CTTGCAGACAGACACAACCTCTTACGACCAGAGACTGTGGAAAGCCTCTTTTACCTTTACCGTTTCACCAAGGACAAAAAGTACCAGAACTGGGGATGGGAAATCCTTCAGAGCTTTAATACATATACAAGG GTCGAGACTGGTGGTTACACCTCCATCAATAACGTGCGGGACCCGAAAAATCCCAGTCCACGAGACAAAATGGAGAGTTTCTTCCTGGGCGAGACACTTAAATACTTCTTCCTGCTGTTCTCAGACAACCCAAACCTGATCAGCTTGGATAAGTATGTCTTCAATACAGAGGCACACCCTCTTCCCATATGGCCACAGGCAGAGTAG